A single window of Jeotgalibacillus haloalkalitolerans DNA harbors:
- a CDS encoding asparaginase, with amino-acid sequence MSKKTLLLIHTGGTISMSEDESGAVKPEGDNPLMRHTPNLNDYADFIVETPFTLPSPHITPDHMLELKKLIEKYYLEQGIHGAVITHGTDTLEETAYFLDLTLRLSIPIVVTGAMRSSNEIGSDGLYNLISAVRVATCDEAFGKGVLVVLNDEIHTAVNVTKTHSSNVSTFQSPQYGPIGIVTKGGVRFHHTPKLDLKYSISALSKNVAIIKAYAGMDSRLLSALADLNFDGVIIEALGQGNLPPETVKGIEDLIVKNIPVVLVSRCFNGITQDVYGYEGGGRQLKQKGVIFSNGLNGQKARLKLMVGLSQSDNPDYIASMFK; translated from the coding sequence ATGTCGAAAAAAACATTATTGCTTATACATACCGGCGGAACAATTTCAATGTCAGAAGATGAATCAGGCGCAGTTAAACCTGAGGGTGATAATCCATTAATGAGACATACGCCAAATCTGAATGATTATGCTGATTTTATTGTAGAAACACCCTTTACGCTGCCGTCACCCCACATTACACCGGACCATATGCTTGAGTTGAAAAAGCTCATTGAAAAGTATTACCTCGAGCAGGGAATTCACGGCGCTGTGATCACACATGGTACAGATACCCTGGAAGAAACAGCTTATTTTCTTGACCTGACACTCAGACTCTCTATTCCGATCGTTGTTACAGGCGCAATGAGGTCTTCAAATGAAATCGGTTCTGATGGTCTTTATAATCTGATCAGCGCTGTCAGGGTAGCTACTTGTGATGAGGCATTTGGCAAAGGGGTTCTAGTCGTGCTGAATGATGAAATCCATACGGCTGTGAACGTAACAAAAACCCATTCAAGTAATGTGTCGACTTTCCAGAGTCCGCAGTACGGGCCAATTGGAATTGTGACAAAAGGGGGCGTAAGGTTTCATCACACGCCTAAATTAGATCTGAAGTATTCCATTTCAGCTTTAAGTAAAAATGTAGCGATCATTAAAGCTTATGCGGGAATGGACTCAAGGCTGCTTAGTGCGCTTGCAGACCTGAATTTTGATGGGGTTATCATTGAAGCACTCGGACAGGGCAACCTGCCTCCTGAAACTGTTAAAGGGATTGAGGATTTAATCGTTAAAAATATTCCTGTCGTTCTGGTATCCAGATGCTTTAACGGCATCACACAGGACGTATACGGTTATGAAGGGGGCGGACGTCAGCTGAAACAAAAAGGAGTCATTTTTTCAAATGGATTGAATGGTCAAAAAGCGAGATTAAAACTGATGGTCGGTCTTTCCCAGTCAGACAATCCTGATTATATTGCATCGATGTTTAAATAA
- the sleB gene encoding spore cortex-lytic enzyme, whose amino-acid sequence MRKKVCLVIVAFSILFGNASYTDAFSGQVIQKGAFGDDVIELQSRLQYIGYYKGQIDGDFGWGTYWALRNFQNDYGMEVDGLAGPETRRKLVNASEYNESFVRNNLNRGVKFTHYGGTPLENQVKSETVSKKLKLPNGYSENDIKLMSNAVYGEARGEPYEGQVAVAAVILNRIEDEAFPNTVSGVIFEPLAFTAVADGQIWLTPNEQARRAVMDAINGWDPSENALYYFNPVTATSKWIWTRPQIKKIGEHIFCL is encoded by the coding sequence ATGAGGAAAAAAGTTTGTCTGGTGATTGTTGCTTTTTCGATTCTATTTGGCAATGCATCTTACACTGATGCCTTTAGCGGACAGGTGATTCAAAAAGGAGCTTTTGGAGATGATGTCATTGAGCTTCAGTCCCGGCTGCAGTATATAGGCTATTACAAAGGTCAGATTGATGGGGATTTCGGCTGGGGAACTTACTGGGCGTTGAGAAATTTTCAGAATGACTACGGGATGGAAGTGGATGGTCTTGCCGGTCCGGAAACTAGAAGAAAACTGGTGAATGCGAGTGAATACAATGAATCTTTTGTCCGGAATAACCTGAATAGAGGGGTTAAATTCACTCACTACGGCGGGACACCTTTAGAAAACCAGGTGAAATCAGAAACAGTGTCCAAAAAATTAAAATTACCAAATGGGTATTCAGAAAATGATATCAAACTGATGTCGAATGCAGTGTATGGAGAAGCGAGAGGAGAGCCATATGAAGGGCAGGTGGCAGTTGCCGCGGTGATCTTAAACAGAATTGAGGATGAGGCTTTTCCTAACACAGTTTCAGGTGTGATTTTCGAACCGCTTGCGTTTACTGCAGTAGCGGATGGTCAAATCTGGCTGACACCGAATGAACAGGCAAGACGTGCTGTAATGGATGCAATTAATGGCTGGGATCCTTCTGAAAATGCTTTGTATTATTTTAATCCGGTTACAGCTACCAGTAAATGGATATGGACAAGACCGCAAATCAAAAAGATTGGTGAGCATATTTTCTGCCTATAA
- a CDS encoding YpdA family putative bacillithiol disulfide reductase yields the protein MKNEEVIVIGGGPCGLSAAIELKNKGINPLIIEKGNIVNAIYHYPTHQTFFSSSEKLEIGNVPFIIEQHKPKRNQALVYYREVASRHQLRINRFEKVENVTKQDDLFLIQTDKELYSTEQVIVATGYYDHPNKLTCPGADLDKVHHYFKEAHPYFDLDVAVIGGKNSAVDAAIELQKAGARVTVLYRGSEYSQSIKPWILPEFEALVKNGSINMIFNAEIKEITHQELIYTDGFQDISIKNDIVFAMIGYHPDHSFIEAMGVDIDYDTGRPLFNPETMETNVEGIYIAGVIAAGNNANEIFIENGRFHGKQIADAISQKGS from the coding sequence GTGAAGAATGAAGAGGTAATCGTCATTGGCGGAGGTCCGTGTGGTCTCTCGGCTGCGATAGAGCTTAAAAATAAAGGAATCAATCCGTTAATCATTGAAAAAGGGAATATTGTAAACGCCATTTATCACTATCCGACACATCAGACTTTTTTTTCGTCCAGTGAAAAGCTTGAAATAGGGAATGTCCCTTTTATCATTGAACAGCATAAACCCAAAAGGAATCAGGCTTTAGTCTATTATAGAGAAGTAGCATCAAGACATCAGTTAAGAATTAACCGCTTTGAAAAAGTGGAAAATGTCACAAAGCAGGATGATTTATTTTTAATCCAGACAGATAAAGAGCTTTATTCCACAGAACAAGTAATTGTCGCAACGGGTTATTATGATCATCCGAATAAGCTGACCTGCCCCGGAGCGGATCTGGATAAAGTCCATCACTATTTCAAAGAGGCGCATCCTTACTTTGATCTGGATGTGGCAGTGATTGGCGGGAAGAATTCAGCGGTTGACGCTGCAATTGAACTCCAAAAGGCAGGGGCCAGAGTAACAGTGCTGTACAGAGGCAGTGAGTATTCACAGAGCATTAAGCCATGGATTCTGCCGGAATTTGAAGCATTAGTTAAGAATGGTTCCATTAACATGATATTTAATGCGGAAATAAAAGAAATTACTCATCAGGAGCTGATCTATACAGACGGCTTCCAAGACATATCGATTAAAAACGATATTGTCTTTGCGATGATCGGCTATCACCCAGACCACTCTTTTATTGAAGCAATGGGCGTTGATATAGATTATGATACAGGCCGTCCGCTCTTTAACCCTGAAACAATGGAGACAAATGTGGAAGGAATTTATATTGCAGGAGTAATTGCAGCCGGAAATAATGCAAATGAGATTTTTATCGAAAATGGCAGGTTTCACGGAAAACAAATCGCAGATGCAATAAGCCAAAAAGGAAGCTGA
- the ypeB gene encoding germination protein YpeB, which translates to MNWKKTILIALFLCAFSAAAFAAYQKGQANALQNHMENQYQRAFHEMTFQMDLLHDEIGSTLAMNGGRTLSPALTEVWRLTSMIHSDIGQLPLGILPFSEMEKFLMKIGEFSYRTSVRDLSSEPLTDSEYEKLEQLYSQSADIQNELRSIQSRILEEELTWLDLEELMATGDVKAQPVVDGFAKVDGAVKGYASETFAPTEQETASERRRQLQHLAGERIDQSAAPGIAEKFSGNQLNDPVVSQSMEGSSYPFITVRDSDSSFSMDLSLKGGYPLYMIKDREIPSAALSLNEAVTEAEKFLQRNQLNDLKLEKGQQTDNSASLTFSRYLEEKDVWVLDDSVYLKVALDDGEILGFTGYDYWAGHGDIKVPEAELTEDEALSLLHSEFENGETRLTLIRNEFDEHVLCYEFTGITNDETFRIYINAINGQEEKVEKL; encoded by the coding sequence ATGAACTGGAAAAAAACAATACTTATTGCTTTATTTTTGTGTGCATTTTCAGCAGCAGCTTTTGCAGCTTATCAAAAAGGTCAGGCAAATGCCCTGCAAAACCATATGGAGAATCAGTATCAGCGTGCTTTCCATGAGATGACCTTTCAGATGGACTTACTTCATGATGAGATCGGTTCAACGCTCGCTATGAATGGGGGCAGGACGTTATCTCCCGCGCTCACTGAAGTCTGGAGATTAACGTCCATGATCCATTCTGATATCGGTCAGCTGCCTTTAGGTATTCTGCCTTTCAGTGAAATGGAAAAATTCCTGATGAAAATTGGTGAATTCAGTTACAGGACATCAGTCAGAGATCTCTCTTCAGAGCCTTTGACAGATAGCGAATATGAAAAACTCGAGCAGCTGTATAGCCAGTCCGCAGATATTCAAAACGAATTAAGAAGCATTCAGAGCAGAATTCTTGAAGAAGAACTCACCTGGCTGGATCTTGAGGAGCTGATGGCTACAGGTGACGTAAAAGCACAGCCGGTAGTGGACGGTTTTGCAAAGGTGGATGGAGCGGTAAAGGGATATGCCTCTGAGACCTTCGCGCCAACGGAGCAGGAAACTGCTTCAGAGCGCAGAAGGCAGCTTCAGCATTTAGCAGGGGAGAGAATTGATCAGTCAGCTGCACCCGGCATTGCTGAAAAGTTCTCAGGTAATCAGTTGAATGATCCAGTTGTTTCACAAAGTATGGAAGGATCGTCTTACCCGTTTATCACAGTGAGAGATTCTGACTCCTCTTTTTCAATGGACCTTTCGTTAAAAGGAGGGTACCCGTTGTATATGATTAAAGACAGGGAGATCCCATCTGCAGCACTCAGCCTGAATGAAGCAGTGACTGAAGCTGAAAAATTTCTTCAGCGTAATCAGCTGAACGATCTGAAGCTTGAGAAAGGTCAGCAGACTGATAACAGTGCCTCTCTGACTTTTTCCAGATACCTTGAAGAAAAGGACGTTTGGGTACTCGATGATTCAGTATATTTAAAAGTTGCACTTGATGATGGTGAGATTCTCGGCTTTACCGGCTACGATTACTGGGCGGGTCATGGTGATATTAAAGTTCCTGAAGCCGAACTGACAGAAGACGAAGCTCTTTCACTGCTGCATTCAGAATTTGAAAACGGTGAAACCAGATTAACGCTGATCAGGAATGAATTTGATGAGCATGTGCTTTGTTATGAGTTTACCGGTATCACAAACGATGAGACCTTCCGTATTTATATCAATGCGATAAATGGCCAGGAAGAAAAAGTAGAAAAGCTGTAA
- a CDS encoding MerR family transcriptional regulator — MKADEGKYNIKAVSHMLGIQPGTLRAWERRYQMIAPVRNESGHRLYTDEHIRKLKWLVSKVNAGFTISQAVALSEQEHEQFVSGDQNENQLTVLREDLLNALMKFDESKAHDLINEAFSLYTVDKVLVDILGSILIKIGLLWEEGRITTAHEHFATSILRSRIGILMHSFPQNNFLPKVVAVCSPGEWHELGLLIFTLYIRRKGFNVIYLGSSIKEGDIQTVLDTVEPKFLFMSCTLKANLSRAKDLIKELQAEYKDLAIGLGGHAVNMMSEEERKGFEKNLVGLNKEDWEDWISKSLNMSAN, encoded by the coding sequence ATGAAAGCTGATGAAGGAAAATATAATATAAAAGCTGTGTCTCATATGCTTGGTATACAACCTGGTACGCTCAGAGCCTGGGAAAGACGGTACCAGATGATTGCTCCTGTCCGCAATGAGTCGGGACACAGGCTATATACAGACGAACATATCAGAAAACTGAAATGGCTGGTATCAAAGGTAAACGCTGGTTTTACGATTAGTCAGGCTGTCGCACTCTCTGAACAGGAACATGAACAGTTCGTATCAGGTGATCAAAATGAAAATCAGCTGACGGTATTAAGAGAAGACTTACTCAACGCATTAATGAAATTTGATGAGAGCAAAGCGCATGATCTGATTAATGAAGCCTTTTCATTGTACACAGTAGATAAAGTGCTGGTTGATATTCTGGGTAGTATATTAATCAAGATCGGTCTCCTTTGGGAAGAAGGAAGGATCACCACCGCTCACGAGCATTTTGCAACATCTATTTTAAGATCAAGGATCGGGATTTTAATGCATTCATTCCCGCAGAATAATTTCCTGCCAAAAGTGGTTGCTGTCTGTTCGCCGGGAGAGTGGCATGAGCTGGGATTATTAATATTTACGCTCTATATCCGCAGGAAAGGCTTTAATGTCATCTACCTCGGTTCAAGTATTAAAGAAGGGGATATTCAAACAGTACTTGATACTGTTGAACCTAAATTCCTGTTTATGTCATGCACCTTGAAAGCGAATTTATCAAGAGCCAAAGATCTGATTAAAGAACTTCAGGCAGAATACAAGGATCTGGCAATCGGATTAGGCGGGCATGCTGTAAATATGATGAGCGAAGAGGAAAGAAAAGGGTTCGAAAAAAATCTGGTCGGTCTTAACAAAGAGGACTGGGAGGACTGGATCAGTAAATCACTGAATATGTCGGCAAATTAA
- the prsW gene encoding glutamic-type intramembrane protease PrsW: MIALISAAIAPGLALLSYFYLRDQYDTEPIRVVFRAFILGVAVTFPVMFLQYVIEVETDFSNMILQSFLTYGLLEEFFKWFILYFFIFHLVEFDEPYDGIVYGAAVSLGFATLENVLYLAVYGLETAVGRALLPVSSHALFGVVMGYYIGKAKFHINKKMFILVSLLLPILLHSTYDFILMSSRNWLYYMVPFMLFLWWLGLWKVKKAHILTDAHHKTRMT; the protein is encoded by the coding sequence ATGATCGCTCTTATTTCAGCTGCGATAGCACCGGGACTTGCACTTCTGAGTTACTTTTATTTGAGAGATCAATATGACACTGAGCCGATCAGAGTCGTGTTCAGGGCTTTCATATTAGGGGTTGCTGTAACGTTTCCTGTGATGTTTTTGCAATATGTCATTGAAGTGGAAACAGATTTTTCAAATATGATACTGCAGTCTTTTTTAACATATGGTTTGTTAGAAGAGTTTTTTAAATGGTTTATTTTATATTTTTTCATTTTTCATCTTGTTGAATTTGATGAACCGTATGACGGAATTGTCTATGGCGCAGCAGTTTCACTTGGCTTTGCAACGCTTGAAAATGTATTATACCTTGCAGTTTACGGTCTTGAAACTGCGGTAGGAAGAGCGCTGCTGCCAGTCTCAAGCCATGCTTTGTTTGGCGTGGTAATGGGCTACTACATAGGAAAAGCGAAGTTTCACATCAATAAAAAAATGTTTATACTGGTTTCACTATTGCTGCCGATTCTGCTTCACTCCACATATGATTTTATTCTGATGAGCAGCCGTAACTGGCTCTATTATATGGTGCCATTCATGCTGTTTCTGTGGTGGCTGGGCTTATGGAAAGTAAAAAAAGCTCATATCCTGACAGATGCGCACCATAAAACCAGAATGACATAG